The region GACAGTAGAAACTTCTTCAAATATACTCTCTCTGGGGGGACATTTCAACCAAACTTAACTTGAACTATGGGAGGAAATTACAACAATCAATTGAATTTTCCAGGCAAAAGATAACACTCACTCACCAAAACGCCAAGAAACCCATTAGAATTGCTGAATTTAGGAACCccggagaattgagagaggatGCTGAAGAGGCCAGTTTGGAGCCAGATGGGGAAATTGCAGAATCAGGGGCAAAGCCGGCAATTTCATCAGGATTTGGAGGGCTTGGGTTGGAAGGAATGGTGGGGAGGGAATTAGACCCGGCTGGAGAAGGCAATTCACCACCAGGAGAAGGAAAAAGAGGAGCAATCTCAGGGGATAGCTCTGCAAATGGAGGGTTTGGCATCAATGCTGGTGAGGCTGAGATGGTGGTGGGAGCGTCCCCCAGCTTCAGCTCAGAAGATAAAGAGTGTAGAGGAGAGGCCATGAAAGCTATTATGAAAGGCATGAGGATGAGGAGCCTAAAAGAAGCCATCCAAATGATGATCACAGTGTGTGCTTCTTGGAGATTGTAATAAATGTGCAATGAGGCAACAAAAAGGGAGAGAAATTTGTGGGTATGTGTTTCTTGGAGATCTCACACACAACTTTGATGGAAGTGATGATTAAGGCAATTAAAGAAGGAAGACCTGAGGATCAAGGTGGGGTATGTCCCCATGTGGATGGTGAGAGTTGGACAGTGATGACAAGATACAGGTTGGCTTTACGGGGAAGGAGACACCAATCGGTAGGTGGTTTTGTTtctatatgtttatttttttcataaatgaatAGTTTACTAATTTATAAATCATACatattaagtaaatatataaaaaattatatacataccCATCccaaaaaaagtttaaattctaACAATGGAGGAGATCAGTTcagtcatttttttaaataaaatttttattaaaactaaaaaatatttatcgcTTTTAAGTTAGAGCActtcataaaaaatatctaaacaaTTAATAAACATATACAATCCTCTTaacatgaaagaaaataaaaataaaacacataaaTCTATCTAAAtcctttaaaaattatgttaattttagtCGTCCAAAGTTAGTTCATCTGTTTTCACAATGCAAATGATTGAGATgttttacatatttaattaatatatatatttttaaataattcaagttTCAAGTTTAGCTCGACTAGTCCTGGGGATGGGTGGGCTTCCCTCTTGATTTGCCTGTTAGGTAAACTCGAATGCGGTCATAATCTATACACGTATAGagcaaaatatttaattcaCATCTCCACATGAGACAAATACAATCataaaaatttgatttctaATACTCTCTATAAAACTCTACATACTTTATCGTCAAGTCATGATACTCTCTATAAAACTTTACATATTTTACCGTTGAATCATACATATTTTATCGCTAAATCTTAAATTCTAAACTATATTTTATCGCTTAACTAATGATGTGAGAGTCCGAAGCCCTTGGCTGCATGTTGTGAaagcataattataataaaaagaaaaactgaCTAATTTTGACTTTGTCGTATACATGCTccatctttttcaaaaattaattatatggtGGCACAAATGTCTTTTAACAAGGAGATCAAAATAATTGCACCGCAAATCACGTGGTCCACCGTCCCACCTCAAGGAGCAACCATGGTCTGCTCACACGTGACATGAGAGGTGAAAGAGGAAAGACGCCTAGGCAATCAAGGTAAAAGCACAGAACACAAAAGGGGGGGAAGCTCCATCTCTCACTAATCAAAGACATTGATCagtgaatttatttatttcattaattcaGTGAGGCAGCTCGGCTGTGTATagtattttaattcatttaataagctataaaatattaaaaactaattattaaacattaaaatttattaaattctaaCTAACTGGAGTTCGTTTCCCAAATATCTTCTTCTAAATCAacatttccattttcattttgtaatgTATGACAGTGGCGGACACACCCAGAacacaaatattcaatcaacCCCATCCACAAGAACTGCAGACACAACTGTAATTTCCAGTGAGCTTcctttttttgtcataatcagtTTAACATCTAGTTCTAGAGATGGAATCATATCAGAGTGGATCGAAGACGCCTCTACTCTTTTGGAACcagtattattttaatatttaatttgattgtggtttgtatTAGATCTAAAATCATAACagtattattttaagaaaagaatttgaaatctagaatttaagaataagattagatttagctttGTCTCGTTATGAGATTAGGCTCAAGCAGTCCTTCGCCACTAATGAAAACCAACACCTACTAGTCTTTTTGTCTTCAAAAGCCCAAAGGCCTTCCAATTCCATCAATGGTTCagtaattttattgaatttttggtTTCATCCTAACTACTGCAATATATAGATTCATGAATAGATTAAAATAGCAGTATTTTCAGATGCGATTTCTACAAAACATAATAACCTATACCAGTAGAGTCCTGTTCTGCTGAAACCGAAACAACGTCAAGAGAGTTACCCGAGTTACCGAGTATTTGCCTCGGCAATGGCTTCATACGTACGGCAGCGATTCTGTTTGCTCGGCCAGCTTTGATAGCTAGTCGCAAATCGGAGACTATGAAATCGATCACGATTGGAATCTACGATGCAGAATTGCATATAGGTTTGGATGGATGGAGACGTCTCCGTGAAAaagtagagagagaaaatggcgGGAAGATGAGCGGACTGATAATTCAAtggtaaaaatagaaaattgcaGCACCACACTCCATCtgagtatttaaatttttatgaataaagtaacattttaaaatatttttatttattttatttaaattttttaaaacatgattATAAAAACTTGAATAAtgctaaaaatattaattatgtgtCGTAtctttattaaagaaaatgctAGGCATAAGAGATTATGTGCTATTAtctccttattcttctttaatAAGAAAGAACGCATCAATCACGACTCttaatattattcttaatatttaaataaaataaaagaaaattgagttaatttttatttattaacgGAAATATGTTTTCAAATAGAAcgtgttttgatattttttaatattataaaatgatcataatttttttaaaaattataaaaataatctaaaaatatttcttaatgtTTCCAAAATACAGAAATAGTGCCCTCAATAAGTTTTTTATGCATCATAGGCTACTAGATAAAGTGACATTATgtacatataattaaaaaaataaatatcttttAAGCTAattacatctatatatataaatatattataacaaaatagccgtcaaaatttttcccgcccattttcaattactactttgatattttattatattttttatttttttttgcttatccgaaatgaaatttttataggtcattaattaagtttaGATTTGTGAAAAACGTGTAATTTTTGGAAcacgtaaatgatttttttatggttgaatagTGTTTAGAGAATATTTAAGCATACTGGTATATAAAGAGACAAAAtctaatccatattattaatttttaaatattaacataaaattttaattgaaataaattacagaaaaatgagacttttttaaatcgggagaaattttgagatattagaTAATATCGCCGAATACCGAttgccaagtaaattttttattttatttttattttatctgtagtttaattaatttaaatttattttttataattttaaatgttataattttatatataacttaaatgttataattttattttttaactttatttttttttattgctttcttaaaaatgtgacatgtcttaaatgtgataattgattgttagggggaatatgtaaagtcatgtatagataatcaattttaaaattttgattattattatttatataattaattgattatttaaattatctttattttatatatagtttaattattttaaacttattttttttataattttaaatgttataattttatatataacttaaatgttataatcttattttttaactttatttttatttattattttctaaaaaatgtgacatgtcttaaatgtggtaattgattgttaggagaaatatgtaaagtcgtgtatgtataattaattttgaaaatttgattattattatttatataattaattaattatttaaattatctttattttatgtagtttaattaatttaaatttattttcttataattttaaatgttataattttatatataacttaaatattataattttattttttaactttattttttttatttttttcttaaaaatttgatttgtcttaaatgtggtaattgattgtcaggaaaaATACGTAAAgccatatatggataattaattttgaaattttgattattatcatttatataattaattgattatttaaattattcttattttatatatagtttaattattttagatttatttttttatattcttaaatgttataattttattttttaactttatttttatttgttgttttcttaaaaatgtgacatgtcttaaatgtggtaattaattgttaggagaaatatgtaaagtcatgtatgtataattaattttgaaaatttgattattatcatttatataattaattaattatttaaattatctttattttatatagtttaattaatttaaatttatgttcttataattttaaatgttataattttattttttaactttatttttttgttactttattaaaaatttgatctgtattaaatgtggtaattgattgtcaggagaaatatgtaaagtcacatatgaataatcaattttgaaaatttgattattatcatttatataattaattgattatttaaattattattattatatatatagttt is a window of Diospyros lotus cultivar Yz01 chromosome 10, ASM1463336v1, whole genome shotgun sequence DNA encoding:
- the LOC127811927 gene encoding classical arabinogalactan protein 25-like; the encoded protein is MASFRLLILMPFIIAFMASPLHSLSSELKLGDAPTTISASPALMPNPPFAELSPEIAPLFPSPGGELPSPAGSNSLPTIPSNPSPPNPDEIAGFAPDSAISPSGSKLASSASSLNSPGFLNSAILMGFLAFW